Proteins encoded by one window of Culicoides brevitarsis isolate CSIRO-B50_1 chromosome 2, AGI_CSIRO_Cbre_v1, whole genome shotgun sequence:
- the LOC134828935 gene encoding zinc finger Y-chromosomal protein-like: protein MVKTYRLKEHIRLFHEKNFKLKCDICKKGFRRAKELQDHLALKHLEEELYKCSICDKNLSCKSSLKSHIKSVHKKNVVAKSLYQLKVTKRAEIVGKTSVQFDSSNEIVQKMNYKSNSEKFICDFCKKSFGSKTNLQRHMEIHLSELIKDHPDSRKCKHCPRFVLKDNLREHYTKNHKLLRCEDCKRIFFSKNSLNDHKKIHEEPKFTCDFCGKMTVKKKGLETHIKYVHLKHVSESQLRSRKKFQTEMYSLPKSISRGKALERSSGSETFGTRALQMLNL from the exons ATGGTTAAAACTTATAGATTGAAAGAACACATTCGactttttcacgaaaaaaatttcaaattaaaatgtgatatttgcaaaaaaggcTTTCGAAGAGCAAAAGAATTACAAGATCATCTTGCTCTAAAGCACTTAGAGGAAGAACTTTACAAATGCtcaatttgtgataaaaatttgtcatgtaAATCTAGCTTGAAAAGTCACATAAAGTccgttcataaaaaaaatgttgtcgcCAAAT CTTTGTACCAGCTTAAAGTAACAAAAAGAGCGGAAATTGTCGGTAAAACGTCAGTACAATTCGATTCATCAAacgaaattgttcaaaaaatgaattacaaaagcaattcagaaaaattcatctgtgatttctgtaaaaaatcatttggatCGAAAACAAATCTACAGCGACACATGGAAATTCATCTTAGTGAACTAATCAAAGATCATCCAGACAGCAGAAAATGCAAACACTGCCCGAGATTCGTTTTGAAAGACAACTTAAGGGaacattacacaaaaaatcataagctGCTGAGATGTGAGGATTGCAAAAGGATATTCTTTAGTAAAAACTCATTGAatgatcacaaaaaaatacatgaagaACCTAAATTTACTTGcgatttttgtggaaaaatgaCTGTAAAGAAGAAAGGCTTGGAGACTCACATAAAATATGTTCATCTAAAACATGTTTCAGAATCacaat TacgttcacgaaaaaaatttcaaactgagATGTATTCTTTGCCAAAAAGCATTTCGAGAGGCAAGGCTCTTGAAAGATCATCTGGCAGTGAAACATTTGGGACAAGAGCTTTACAAATGctcaatttgtaa